The genomic stretch CTGAGTTTAACAGGGAGGATCATCATAGcttcaactcctcaaaacacATTGGAGATGCCTATATTCCTTGAGTGACATCAAAATTTCACTAAATGAATGTTCTTTTGACAATCCCAACAGTCTGTAACACTGAAAAAAGAGGCACACATAGAGAGGTATATGAGGACCCTGGACCCTTCTAGCTAGGTTAGCTAATATTTGTAAAAGAAGGGATTCAGTATATATTCCAAAAGGCACTTTGCAGGTTGAGAATTTCAAATACTTGCTACTTTTCCTCGGCATGATTTGTTTGACAATCTTGACACTCTTTTCAACATTTTAGTTAAGGATGCAGCTGAGGAAACCAAAAACATTTCCCTTTTCTAGTGAATTGTAGAAGATGCTCATTAGAAAGAAGATGCACTTTTCCAAGGGGAGCCTAGTGACCTTTTGAGCAATTGGTCCCAACCCCCAAGGCTCTGTGGGGGGAATTAGGTGCAATCCCATTGGCAAAAGATTCAGAATATTTTCTCCTCATTTCACTCCTTCCCTAAACAAACAGGTGTCACTTCTTCATAATGGGCAGGACGGGCCTCATCACGTTCTTTTTGAATGACACAAAGGACACTGTAAGTGGGGAGCAAAGTGCCTTCGCTTTTGGTTAATTGAGGGGAGGGGGGATGGGGGGGTGTGGCTTAACCTCATAGGAAACCTAACTACTGTGATTTGATGGATGATTGCCCATGGAATACAATGAATCCCCCCCGACCCCATCAATCAAGTCAAAAAGCAAAGTGAACCTACAgggttattatatatatatatatatatgtagagagagagagagatgatccATTGGACCATTAGCAACTCTATCCTCATGTTGttgatttttctcttttgactTTACAAAAAGGAAACATGTCTCAAGCATGTTTTGTTGTTGGAGCTTGGCATTTTCTCTAAGAGCCGTAAACTAATCCTCTATtcctactactactactacagCACTACTGGTCCATTTTTGAGCCAATTTGGAAGGGCGAGGGCCCCCATCATACCAATAGCTCTTTGATTCTATCCATGGATTTTAAGATGATTCACACGCACAGAGGATGAATGAAAATTAGGCCTACATAgaatttaaatgtaaaaaaaacaaaactagtGACTAGATGAGATCGAAAAAATTTAGCAATCCTTCCCAATACATCACATGCCACATCTTTTACTGCCATCACATGTATCATTTTGTGGGCGTAATTGGAGTAAGGTTGCAAGATGTATAAAAGTTCAGATCATGATGAACGATGAACACACACAAAACACTCAATTCATTCACTCATTGCCACCATATGATGTCGCTTAATTGGCAATGGAAGATTTGTGTTATCAGGTTGttctttatttaaatcaaatattatttcaaaagaAAGGGTTACCTGCTGTTTGGTAATATTCCCATAGggttgcatgcatgcatgagcCCATATACACCTAAGATTGAGTATTTTGGGAGTTTtatcattctttcttttttctaatcCCATTGCTACGAACATATTTTGTCCAGTAATTTGTAAAACCCAGGGAGAGTACAGTGCTAGAGGACCACCTCCTTGCAGACAGCAGGGAAAGAAAATCAGAAAGGAAAGAACAATTCATAACAAGCATAGTCAACTGGCCTGGTTTGATAACGTCTCCAAAGTTCAAAACCAAGTAAAAGACAGGAAGGGTAACTTGTTAAAGTTACTAATTAACTCAAAAGCTAGGAGCTGGAAGgaaaatttcttcaaattctTTTTCACCAAAGTTTGGGTTTTGATAGCATTCACCTATTAAATCCAAATTAAGCAACTGATTAAACAAAAAGCTGAAGagcttttaaagaaaatttcttCGGGACTTTTCCAACCCAAAATGAAATCCCAGCTGCTCAGGGTACCTGAATCAGTGTCACGACCCTTAGGGTATTATAGGGACAAAAGCAGTAATTAATTACATTGTTGGTTAAGAAATACTTTTAGTTCTATTATAGTGCACATGAGTGCTATTCCTAGACTCTACTTCCAGTTGAACAGCCTATTTGCTCTagtatgtaaaaaaatatatgttgaaatGATATaatgaattcatattttcctcctttttctctcattctcccttgttttccctcatttctcttgatttctgctgtctctccctccaatagaccctagctaaaccctagggtggTGACAATCAGCTGCTAGCTTCCCACCCATTAAGGAACTGATTAAAAAGCTGAAGTAGTATTGTAGGAGATGTCTTCAAAATATTTCCAACAAATATGAATCAGCATGACAGCAATTATTCCTCAACTGCTGCTCTGGGTAAGCTCAGTTTGCATTGAGATTAGATTTGCCTATGGCTGCTAGCATCCTAATTAGCTGAATAAACGGCAATTCTGAGGAATATGTTTCTCCTCAACATTACATCATTGACTAAAAGGAAAAACCAGAAACTAATCCTGAAGTCATTTCAGTGCAGATTGtagattaaaaaagaaaaaaaaaagacttgagaaagaaaccaaaaattaatttgttattttagaaatttactTCCTAAGTCGAGTAATCATTCCATGGTTTACTATGCAATTTTAGTAGTCCCTACCATCCTATCCTGCCGGTGCAATGATACTAAAAAAGCTGATACAGAAAAACCCACGTGCAGGAGGAAACTCTGGAACAACTAATTATCTAATCATCGCCAGTCTCAGCATTTACCCCCTTGAGATGCAAATGCTTTTCCCTCTTCTGAAACTCTGTCAAACCTTTCCCACTTCCAGTCACACCAACCTTCCCATGTGGATCATCAGGCGACTTAAAGATGCTCTCTCGCTTGCGCCCCGAGAAGAAACCGATCTGGTAATGCAGAAAACTTAATTATTCATCCTAGTTTGAAGGTAAAGAACCATAAAGTCACAAAGttcaaagtaacaaaaaattaataactaagtCCCCCGATGGAatgttttgacattttttgCTATAACCATCTCCTATGACAAtaaacatttattttgttaagttCAGTCCTGTTCAacaaatcatcaaaattaatgatttggATTCTGGGATATGCATTACAGGTTTAGAAGCATCCATCCATCTTTTCTACAAGTTGTACATTAAAATGTAGTTTTCTAGCACCCGACTGCTATGCCTACAACAACATTATGGTTTCAGGATAACATTTAAATAGTGCATTGGCATGATATAAAAGCTCATGGAAGATACCTTCTTGGCACGACCTTTGGTTGTCTGAAATTGCTGCCaagcattttgttttttattttgagcaACTTCAAGTTGCTCCTGTCGCACCTTTGACTTAAAAGCATGTATCTTCTTGCGTTTGGTAGCTTTCTGAAAATAGTAAGTTAGTTAGCATAAAACAAGCACTAAAAACTAAGTAGAAAAATATACAAGAATGAGAAAACTGTACTTCCAAAATCATGATGTCTATCAACAAAGAAAACGAGAAGAAATGGAAATCATTTGAGAGCCATACaataaaagataagataaaaaatGAGGCATATGTAATAATGTTGGAGTGACTCCTATTGATGATAAGTGTCATGAGGCACGATTTAAGATGGTTTCATCGTGTGGAAAGAATATCAATAGAGGCTCTTGCAAGGAGAGGATAGAATGAAGCAAGCCTTTAgcaaaacaagaaaaggaagGCCAAGAAAGCTTGGTAGGAGACTCTTAGGTATTATATGAATTATAAGAAGCCCTCACTGATGATAAGGTGGCCACACATAGAAATGATTGATGTAATTGATCCCTCATAGTAGGATAAAGCTTGTTTATGGAAATCTTTTTAGGAGAAAGATGCTTGGAACAAGTGAAGAATGAAAGGAAAACAGTCTTTGTCAAGATATCGGGTCATATTACAGAAACAGCAGATTCACAGCTGCTTATTCAAAATCAAGATACTAACCACATCTTCAGGGTCATTAGGATCTATTCGTAGCTTTGCAGGTAAACTTCGTGACTGGAAATCTGAAGCAGCAGCTTGTGCAATCTTCCGCTTGATGGCTTGTCTGGTAGCCTCTGCTTCCTTCTCAGCCTCCAGCAAAGCATTGACTTCAGCTTCTTCGATTAGCCTAACATTGGCAGGATCCACCTAGAATCACCCACAGACATTGTCATCAATGCTCCTCATGATTTAGTTTACACTTTACAGTGAATGTTTGTGCATGCGTGTGTGTGcagtgcgagagagagagagagagagagagagcattttGTATTAGTGAAAGATCCAATCATCCAAGAAATGAAAACAGAAGGCAACATTTAAATGAGGTAACAGGAAAAtgacatgaaaaatatttgtaagaaatacataattttatgcataaatgaagatattcTGAAGGACAAACGGCAAAAAAATTCATGGCACCACTTTATACCGTGAGAGGAAACATACTGTAATTGCAACTCAGATATTCCTATCACattattgtattatatagaatattattgaTTTTAGTGTTCATATCATTTAGGAAGCAAACCGAAGGATGAGGTAGAAATCTAAAAAAACTGGTGACTGGTTATGCAATTAGAAAGCAGTTTCGAAGCATGCGTACTGCTTCTTTAATGTTTTAATTGAAGAATCTTTgctaaaaggaaaagaaagaaacaagtcCTTCAGGTATTCAAGGGACAGGACATCATAGGCAGCAGGATCCAAGGAAGTCACTGGAAATCCCCGTGGTTGTTCAGCAGAACGCGTTGGCTCTGCAAGTCGGAATCTTCTTCAACAACCTTCTTTCATAGATTCCCTTCACCATAGCATCATGGACGCGACTAAGAGGTGTTTGGCTTACAGTTTTGACCACTTTTAGAGGCTatttggcttacccttttttaAGATGGCTTTTAAGCATTTATACTTAAAAGTTATGTAAAGTTAGCTAGCGTTTAAATTGATAACGTATtcgaataaatatattttaagttgtCATTTATCTAAtaatgtgtttggtttgaaaaaacTGATAAGCtatcaaaacttaacaaaaagactaaaatagatatgttactaaataacacaaataaaatttataaaaatattaaattttaataaaaataaattataattgatgttcaattgataaaatttttaccattacatgctgataaattatatataattattaaaaaaaattaatacaatgcTTTAtgtttaattcataaaaatgtttaatatatatgtttagacattatataaaaatttttatttttatattttatcaacacatataaaatattaatattta from Diospyros lotus cultivar Yz01 chromosome 9, ASM1463336v1, whole genome shotgun sequence encodes the following:
- the LOC127809803 gene encoding uncharacterized protein LOC127809803 isoform X2, whose protein sequence is MEGGGGGGSEELSMEELASNLSTYREQLQQVRKLLDDDPGNVEYADMEKELVEVIALTEELLATAKKNESSAMDLGTTVDGYESPSLHHVGPSNMADLSDKFPVGTKVQSVWSEDGEWYNATVEALTPNGYFVSYDGWGNGEEVDPANVRLIEEAEVNALLEAEKEAEATRQAIKRKIAQAAASDFQSRSLPAKLRIDPNDPEDVKATKRKKIHAFKSKVRQEQLEVAQNKKQNAWQQFQTTKGRAKKIGFFSGRKRESIFKSPDDPHGKVGVTGSGKGLTEFQKREKHLHLKGVNAETGDD
- the LOC127809803 gene encoding uncharacterized protein LOC127809803 isoform X3, which encodes MCMDLAKVLGMQVIALTEELLATAKKNESSAMDLGTTVDGYESPSLHHVGPSNMADLSDKFPVGTKVQSVWSEDGEWYNATVEALTPNGYFVSYDGWGNGEEVDPANVRLIEEAEVNALLEAEKEAEATRQAIKRKIAQAAASDFQSRSLPAKLRIDPNDPEDVKATKRKKIHAFKSKVRQEQLEVAQNKKQNAWQQFQTTKGRAKKIGFFSGRKRESIFKSPDDPHGKVGVTGSGKGLTEFQKREKHLHLKGVNAETGDD
- the LOC127809803 gene encoding uncharacterized protein LOC127809803 isoform X1; this encodes MEGGGGGGSEELSMEELASNLSTYREQLQQVRKLLDDDPGNVEYADMEKELVEVIALTEELLATAKKNESSAMDLGTTVDGYESPSLHHVVGTSPHDMGPSNMADLSDKFPVGTKVQSVWSEDGEWYNATVEALTPNGYFVSYDGWGNGEEVDPANVRLIEEAEVNALLEAEKEAEATRQAIKRKIAQAAASDFQSRSLPAKLRIDPNDPEDVKATKRKKIHAFKSKVRQEQLEVAQNKKQNAWQQFQTTKGRAKKIGFFSGRKRESIFKSPDDPHGKVGVTGSGKGLTEFQKREKHLHLKGVNAETGDD